GGAATGGGATCTGTTGTAGTGCACTCTTGTACTAATGGTCCGTTTGTCGAACGAAATAAAGTTTTTAGTGGATAAGAGGTGAATATGTTATAAGAGGGATTATTTAAGGAGGGTGGATTACCTAAAACTtgatttgggtaacaattgatATGGATGGATAAGATTGAATGGATAAGAATGGATAATGTGATAAATTACTCGGTTGTCctcatttaatcattttatcaaaaatacaaaatgctttttgaagggtaatttggtttttttttttttttttccacccaGACAAACACCTTCCTTCCttctccccctccctcccttACCCTCCCGACAAACAGTAAATGCAATAGGCCGGGTGAGAtacttttgaaaatttggacTGTTGATTGTAGATATGCTATGAGCCTATGACCACCATATTTGTTTTTCCATCCATTCCTACTATTTGTAAATGCAATAATAGGTTTCAGTAAAAAGCTCGCAAAAGACCACTTTGAATTGTTCGTACAAATTTGAGATAGATGGTTAATTCCTTTGCAAATCTAGAAAATAAACTAAAGACCCGTTTTTAGTCTCTTCATCAAGTGTAATATTGATTTCCATGTACAAAAATAACTAcatataggagtatttttttcgTTTAAACATATCATTTAGATACGCGTACACGCCTCTCCCACTAGCTTCTTCTATTGTACgttttctctttcttcaatTTTATATTCTccccttttaatttctttgttaATTATGGAGGATTATTGCATAGATTGAAAATCAATACACATTTTGGCCAACGAACACAATTAACATTTGTCATTTACGCCTTCCCTTGGAAAATGTAGTAGTATGAGATAATAGTAAAATGTGGTCATTTAAAATTATTCTACCTATATATTTACGTCAACATGGCCTTGCTGTCGATCATTTTAATGACAGGTCAAGGCTTAAATAAtgccaaaaataaaactaaaaagtgAATACATTTAATAGATGAATTATTTCATAGGATTTATAtatcttctattttttatttttttttctaaacttcAGCACATCATTTTCACCAAAAGGACAGCTGAGTGGGCTGTGAGAGACATTTCAATCCATCCTTAAATACTGATAGTACCATAGGCAAATTGCAATTCTAGGCATTTGGGCTTAATTAATTTCAAGCCTATGCCAACCACTACGCAACCTTTTTTGGGAAACAAATCTTAAAAATTACTAGATCCAGAAGCCTAGGGCCACAAACAACCCATATTCTCTGCATGTACCATGTTCAACAATATAATTGGtgaaccaacaaaaaaaagaagggcaaTATAATTCAACAGTTTAAATGGAAAATTTCAATTCATCAACATGACTAGTGCCCTAAATCCCAAACTTTTAGCCGAAAATTCAGTTTTAGGCCATATGTTTGTCTCATCAATTTGCCAAgtgagaggaaaaagaaaagaaaattgagatTTAATTCTTGTCCACAAAATGCCCTGGTAACAAACCAAAGCTTATTTTCTTGACAAATATCTATTCTTTAgggttgtaaaaaaaaaatcctttgagATTTGGCATTGAATTTGAGTAACACCACCCCACCTAACACCACTATAAATACCACACTTTCATTCATAAGATCACCAAATTGTAGCTCTTGGTTTAATTTGCCCCACAATGGGCCGGAAACTTCTCATGCTTTTGCTAGCTTCGTTTCTTTTACTCACTACAAGGGTATGTCTCTCCCTCGCTCTTTACCCAATATGAAATTAATGAAAATCTTTCCTGATTTTGTTTCTGTGAAGTGTTGAGTTAATTCCtctttggaataaaaaatacatgtaTAAGAAAAGAAGCTATATATATACTGTCCTTTTCTTGATTGAAATTAATGACAACTTAAATCAATGGCTAATAAAAATTGGCAAATTTCTACCACAATTTTCTAGTATCTAATGACCTACACTATGTGGTTTCCACTCCAAGATATGTTTCCAACACATGCCCCAACTAACCAATGGGGGTTAGCTCAGTTGATCACGATTCCTGAATCTCACTAGCAGGTATAGAGTTTGAATCTCTTCACCTGCGTGTGAGTGTTATTCCCCTTGTATTTGCTGGGATTATTATTCCCTTCATTGAGCTATTAGTTGGGTATGTAATGCTGATACTTGTCCCCTACCCGCTTGTAATGTACTGTAAACAATATTGCAGGCCCCTGCTCTTAGCACGGTGGCAGAATCGACACCAGTTGAAGTTTGGGTCACGCCACCAGGCCCTCTTCTCCCCACAGAGTTGCCTACAATTGCCACTCCAGGCGAGCCACCGGTACTCCCTGGTGCACTGGTCAAACAGCCAGTGTTTCTTCCCAATCCTCCGGCCCTGCTGCCAGCTGAGTCACCAGTACCAATAATAGGTACGTACGTAGGCGCATGTTCAATTCcctataattttttaagagtaaGTTTGGAATAATTATTCTTAAAGACCGTAAGTGTTGAACTCTTCAGGGGTTTCTTTATTGATATTCGGTCCTAATGTTttacttttgaaaatttctCTCGTCAAAGACAAATCAGAAAAGCAAAAGTTCGAGGCAAATTAACTAACAAAACTTTTAAaatggcaaaaaataaaaagaaagtaacTGATGTTTTTGGTTATGTTCTTATAAATTTGGATTTGCAGACTGCGAACCAAAATGCCGAGGGAGGTGCAAGTGGCATTTGAGGAGGAGACACTCATGCTTCTCGGCATGCATGGCGTGCTGTGACAAATGCAACTGTGTACCCCCTGGAATTTATGGGAAGAGAAATATATGTGGCACGTGCTACACCGGTATGACCAACCGACGTGGCAGGCCCATCTGCCCTTGATCATCAGAAAGTCTACCCCGCCGCTCTCGATCATCAACGGTCAAACAATCACCactactttatatatatatataccatatATATACACGTGTATAAGAACTTTTCTACATGAAGTACTGTGAAAAGTTGGCACATCGGCTGAATAAATAAACTGAAATAAAATTGCAGATGGGATAAAAATGCAAATTGTTTGGCCTTGATTATTATGACTTGGCGAAACTATTAATGGAAAAGCAAGTATATATTGGAgatgagatttttatttatgtgGTGTAGTACTTACTCATGCATCTCGACTCCGGGAGAGAGAATTGAGGAAATTGTAAGTTGAAACTGGTAGCGGGTAGAACCTATTTATTGGCTTGAAGTGAAGGACCGATCCTTTTGCATCAGGTTAGTCATCAGACAACGGAAAGATCATATAATTAGCTGGATTCGCATTATCGAAGAGCAGACTTATCTAATCCGTAAAAGACATGAGAAGGATTGAGTAGGGTGGCCCTCTCGGCTCTCCCCTATCTGGTTCTTAAAGCTTCTGCTTATTGATGCCTTTGGCATTTCAAGTATAATTTACCACTAGTACTGTTCATGATATACTCAAACTCTTATGtactttcatatatatatataattgagtTGTAAATAACTAAAATCTCAGTTAGATGACATAAGTAATATAATTGGCCCTGTGGCATCCCATGAATACGAAATGTTTAGTGAAGTGATTTTCTTTAATAATATATTTACTTAACAAGATTTGCAAAGTAATCCAAACCCTAGAATGAAATTACTTGAAGTACTGCAAGGATTGCCAAATCAAGGTTTGTTTGAAGCACCGCTTCCCCGCTGACCACGGCTGCAAGCGGAATTCTTCCTCTGTGATCAACATCGGTTTTGATAGCaagtttttaattgttttaagctctgtttggaacttgtggaaagaaaatgaaaggaaagaaaagagaggaaaatgtgaagaaagttaattattttctcttgtgtagtggaagaaagaaaatgaaaaaaaactgTGAGGAAAATTAATCTCTCTTGTTTGGCTTCatgagaaaaatggaaagaaaataaaaaaatttaattatccTTTCCTTATAACTATGTGGGGGATTTTCTCTTCCAGAACTTTCATTTCCttcatattttcttttccttttctttaaaTAGGAACCAAATAACTcttaaggaatttttttttattttctttcttttctcccatttcccataagttccaaacagagccttaacaaagaaaaatgttATTGGCGGTGGAAATGATTGCGCGAAGGTCGGTCGTAGCGGTGGGGGCGGCAACAATATCTCTGTCAAGGATTCCGTCTGTCAAAGCCAGTTAAACATcgttattagagcatctccaatagcctTCCTTTGTCTAGCCACTAaataatttcaccaaaattcctttgatataggaaaaaaaaaacaaaaaaacaaaacccaatcaGTTACCCAATCTGGAAACCCAGATGtcagaaaacccaaaaattgaaaacccaCGGAGATCCGGTGCCGGAGTCAACGATTGGAGACGCCGCTGACGTAGAGGTGTTAATGATCGGAGAGCCGACGAGGTAAAGTTGCTCACGATCGGTGTTGTCTAGGCTGcagcaaagagagagagagaagcgagtGAACCATACCTCGTTGGTTTAAGCGAGGTCCTGTAGCTCCCCATCAAATTACCGAGTTCCAAGCTAGGTTTCTGGTTGAGGGTTTTTTAGGATTTGGCTCGCCTTTCGAGCGAGAATGGGAAAGAGAGGAGGccgctggagatgctcttatgctTATACTTATGGATAACCGTGGCTGCTGCTGTTGCTTTTTTTCATTTCACACACAATCGAATGTTAGACCAATTTAATTAGGGGAATACACAttctttatttgggtgtgtatcatatgcacccccaaaatattatgaattatagagaaaatgttacgaatcgtattactAAAAAGTTATGAGTCGTATAAAAGTTATTagatataccaaaatgttatgaatcataatgaaataTTACGAATTGTACTGTTTAAAGGTAacgaattctagaacaaaagttacaaaatacACTAAACTATAATGaataaaccataaaataggtgtaTATAGTACACCCTTTTAAAAAaggtgtattgtagactttcccttttAATTAGATTCTGAATTGTCAAAAACTTGTGACCATTGCGATGAATTGTTGTTCTTTCAACACTCATAATCTTGATTGTTTTAAGGACGGAAAGACTGTCATAATGTATATGATAGAAATGCATGCATATTTTACAAAGCTGATACAAAGATCCTTTCTGTACCCTCCTTCAGACCGAGTGTTAGACAAGGATTTACAAACAAGAACCCATATAAGTACAAGCTAGCTAGAACCCAGTTCTTAGGTACAAGTTAAAACAAACCCATATCGGAATGCATACAAGTATAAAATTAGTGCGGGGTACGGTCGCGACCAATGGTATTGATGCTGCCTATTTGTTCTCTTCCTAATCTATGAACTGATcataaaattttcagattttttaatCAGAAAACAGACACTCGTGCATTGCTTCCCACATTATTTCAAGTAATTTAACACACagacgagaaatttttcggtgccgggtgggtagATCTCATGTGGTGCCTGTTCAACACATTCGGGCTATTCAATGCACTTTTGGATGATCCAGATTGAAACTCTttttctcctctcaccccaccactctctctctctctctctctctctctctctctctctcatttttctctctccaaattcgagccgtccaaaactgCAATGGATAGCGTAGAtatgccgagcgggcaccacgtgctACCCACCTAATACTGAAAAATTcttccacagagagagagagagagagagagagagagagctttctGATCTGCTCCCGCGACCTTTCCTCTGGTAGGGTTTGAATCGCCTTCCTCTCGCCACAGCTTTGGGGAGGGGACTAATAACAGGGGAGGGGTCTTGCCCATTAAGCGGAGGATAATATTCCAATAATTTCAAAGAAGTTCAAATATCATTACACATATCATGGATATTAATACATTTTCACAACTATCAATTTATCTTTCTCGGATAGCAATACATCTTTTATCTATTATTTTCCGTCCTCAGGGCGGAGGTTAGCATTTTCCACAAAGAAATTACTTGGGTAtgttgtttttagtttttagggCAACTATGGggttattttggtaattttaactTTTAGTCCGGAGCCCCCTTAATTTTTCTGCTACGTGATTAGTTTGGAATACCACTTGTACATGCCACATGATAATATGAGACttttgaataattactcctatcCCACGCCCCCATGGGACTATATTATCCGCTCAAAAATGATTACTATTCCGGTTGGAATAATTAGTCCGGATATAAAAACTTACACAAGCACCAACTAAAATGGATGGCGGGTTTGATAGTTGAATCTACATCTAATCCCCCAGCCAAACAGGGCCCAAGTGTATTATTGTGTTTGGGACCCACAAGCGCTTTGTTGATAAAAAGGCGTACGTAACTGATAACTCCTTCCAAAAGAAAATCCGCGtttagataacaaaaaaaaagcctaGAATCATCCACTGGAAACGGCAAAACCAAAACTGGAAAGAGGTAGGAATTGGGAAAGACTTGTCTTCCTTCCCAAGCCAAGAagaaaccatatatatatatacacgcatACGCGAGCTGTGGTGGAATTGGCGAATCACAAATTCTGagatttcagagagagagagagagagagagaaagagaagcagcggaaccgagagagagagagagagagagagagagagagagagagagagatggaaggcGGAACAGAAGCTTTTCCGGATTTGGGAGCCCATTGTCAAGACCCTGAATGCAATCAACTCGATTTCCTCCCCTTTAAGTGCGACTCATGTCGAAAGgtaaataataatactaaaaaaaagaacctCAAATAATTCGATTCTGTTTCTTCAATTCTACTTAATTCTCAAATCATGCGCTCTAATTCCGCATGTTAATTTTGTGTTCAACTTATTGGGTTTTTGAAGCATGATTCGTTTTGATTAGCCAATTCGTTGATATGACGAATGTATGGTTCGGTATTTTTtcttgcttaatttttttttcgtggaACCGTAAGTTGGTTTGGGTCATATCCACAATAGAATTTCAATTCGATTTAATTGATTCGATATGCAACGCAGGTATTTTGTTTGGACCACAGATCATACGAATCGCACAACTGCCCGAAATCCGACCACAGAAACAGAAAAGTACAAGTCTGCAAAACCTGTTCGACGTCGATCGAAACAACCGGCCGCTACAAAGACGACGAGAAGGCACTATTAGACAGGCACGAGAAATCAGGGGACTGCGacccgaagaagaagaagaagccaacATGCGCCGTGAGGCGGTGCAGGGACGTGTTGAGCCTTTCGAACACGAGTGTCTGCAAGAGTTGCCAAATCAAGGTTTGTTTGAAGCACCGCTTCCCCGCTGACCACAGCTGCAAGCCGAATTCCTCCGCTGTGACTGCCAGCGCTTCTGATAGCAAGTTTTTGATTGCTTTAGCAAAGAGAAACGTTAATGGCGGTGGCAATGATTGCGCAAAGGAAGGTCGTGGCGGCACGGGGGTGGCAGCATCTCCGCCTAGTACTCCGTCTGTCAAAGCCTGTTAAACATCGTTATTATGCTTGTAGTTATGGATAACGGTGGCTGCtgctggtttttttttctttttcatttcatataTAATTGAATGTTGGACCAATTTAATCGGATACCGAATATGTGTGACCATTTTGATGAATTGTTCTTATTGACTCATAATCTTGATTGTAAGGATAGAAAGACATCACTCTAAGGGTCTAGTCGGTAGAACCGGTAAACCAGAGCTGGTTAGATGCGTGGGGCAGAGCTTGTAGtacccccttttcttttctttttcctttttttttaataagtagtACCCATTTTCTTGATCCAGCCTTTTCTTCGGTTCGGTATTGTGAATCACCTACTAAAAAAAGGGGCAGGCCTGCACGCCCTATTATTGCAGGCGGTGGACTCTTTCAGTAGGGAAGGGAAGAAGGGGCCCAAGCACAGCAGATGCGGTACACTTGAGTGGCAAAGGAAAGCGAGACCTTACCTCTTTTTCCAGGCCTGTTCGAACATACAGTTCCCGCGGAAGATCAAGTTGGTGAGCCGTGTGATGGGAAACCTTCACGCATGGTTCGTAggggattgggagatgctgccaggGTGCTTGGGAGCTATGCTGAGTGCATCTGGACCGTTCAAATATGTTTTTAGGGatccagattaaaaacaaacttttccAAGAAAGAGACGGTCGAGATGCACTCGGCACCGTTGTCAAGCGGGTacctgcttggcagggtcccCAGGTCCGAAAGACAGAGCCGATACAAAGATCCTTTCTGTACCCTCCTTCAGACCGAGTGTTGACAAGGATTTACAAACAAGAACCCGCTAGCAAGAACCCAGTTCTTAGGTATAGGGAAGACCCATATCAGAATACATACAAGTGATGATTAAATAAGTGAATTCATTACACCAGAGCACTACATATTTGCTGTGGATTCTCTGACGCCTTCCAAGGAAATG
This DNA window, taken from Rhododendron vialii isolate Sample 1 chromosome 8a, ASM3025357v1, encodes the following:
- the LOC131298923 gene encoding zinc finger AN1 domain-containing stress-associated protein 12; the encoded protein is MEGGTEAFPDLGAHCQDPECNQLDFLPFKCDSCRKVFCLDHRSYESHNCPKSDHRNRKVQVCKTCSTSIETTGRYKDDEKALLDRHEKSGDCDPKKKKKPTCAVRRCRDVLSLSNTSVCKSCQIKVCLKHRFPADHSCKPNSSAVTASASDSKFLIALAKRNVNGGGNDCAKEGRGGTGVAASPPSTPSVKAC
- the LOC131298922 gene encoding gibberellin-regulated protein 13-like, producing the protein MGRKLLMLLLASFLLLTTRAPALSTVAESTPVEVWVTPPGPLLPTELPTIATPGEPPVLPGALVKQPVFLPNPPALLPAESPVPIIDCEPKCRGRCKWHLRRRHSCFSACMACCDKCNCVPPGIYGKRNICGTCYTGMTNRRGRPICP